attattataatatataatatctgtgtacaataaaaacaaaattaattagacAGACATGAAATATCTGATCACGTTACATTTTGAGTGACAACTGGTACCAATTTTTCTGGAATTAGAGATagctaaaaagaaaatattgattattttacaaAGATGAATGAcgtgtatttattgtatattcgaattatattaaataagtaaacaaaTTTCCTAGTCCCACCTCCTCaccatttaataatcatttagcTCTAATCACCTTTCCACTCTCATCATGACCTTGATATTTGGGTTTACTGTGAGTGAATGGTAAGTATCTGTATCTGATCATATgctgaaaaatagaaaataaactaacattagaaatataaaaatatttaaatgtaactaataaaaatcacaCAAATTGCTTATTGTCATTTAGATAAGACacagtttataatttgtatacagtacataatacttgtttttataatcaatgctactatacaatttaaacaaagtATAAGAATGTCACGGGTTACTTAGCAATTATCTACCCAAAtaacaaatatgcaaaatattaaataaccaataaaaGTTGTCTGAAGTGagattatttgttaaaatatatatgaataacagAAAAGTTAGTGTTAAGAttgaataactaataaatttggTCTCATTATacttcttttaaattaattaattaacaaagcatcaattataatataaatgtatactatttaaattttaagtattaagttaTTGGGTAGTACTAAATGTACTcccaaatacatttaataagaacAAGTAAACTTAACAAGAACAATATTACGACTACATGAGTATGTTTGGGCCTACCGGTTAGGATAAACTGGTTAATTCCATTTTCATACAAGACAGATTATagcatttaattttatgaaacttaatacaaaatattttatttatttcttaccaTTATTTGGCGTTTCATTGTTATACAAAATAGAACAATAAAGTATAAGACAAGAATGGGCCAAAATACAGGAACgtcaaaaaattggaaaaatgtcaaaaatattgacagtaatgtagattttattaccgagtaccaaaatttaaattcaggTAGTCGGCGAATAAATGGTCTGAATTCTTCATTTGCTCGTGTTGGCAACGATGGGCCAGAATCATCTaaattaacataacattttttaatttttttaatataatattactattgttatttaaataataaataaaacccaACAATAAAAATTACCTTCAAACTCGTCCATAGCTGGATCTATTTTTGGTGTAAGgaatgcaataaataaatttaaatggtaTATACCCAGTGCGTACGTAATTATGTACCAtccctaaaaaatataattaatattattttaataaattatttaacaataagcaaaaataatttaggtatctAGTACCAACAATGAAATATTAAGTTCTAACTCCCACCAAATaagctaatatattttatattaagcaaCTATAATTGCCTattccataaatatattatgagaataTAAAACCTAACCTACCAATATCTTTTTAAAACAAGATATTTTTAACCTCAGTAAAAAATGAGAAtcatcgataaaataaaaacattgtggCATTTATGCATACAaacttaactataattttaatattacctgtaacattattattcttatcataaataaaaGAATGAATACAAGTGCTCCTATCCATCTGGCTGTTCGAAATGGTGTGATGTCATCAAGAAATTTTTGTAGCTtctgtaaaaacaatataaatttgctaagtaatacaatttatataaaatgtattgttgttaGTATAAAAGAATGatttgagatgaaaatattaaattataacacaaacaagattattgttttaaactaaaaatatatattacttagtaTTTATCACTTAAGTACTATAatcaactacattttttttacatagcaCTTAGCACTTTTTCCATTAAATTCCTTAATATAAAGTGGTAAAATGTATCAACATTTCATAaggtgtaaaaaaatttaaaaaaacatgtgGGAATTAATTTTTGAgccctaataataattgttaaggggacggagtggccgagttgTCTAAGGCATCAGTTGTTACGCGCGCCATCGCTGGTTCAATCCTCGGCTTCGGGCGGAATTTTTCTCCGAGCAGGCAACTGTCTAGAGAAAGATGCCGCCATCCCCCAACCGGGACATGGCAGAAACCCACGAGTGCCCCATtagaaattctgccaaacacaaCACACATGTGTAAAAAGCCTACCGTTACAAAATCCTACTACCTGCAATCATAAAACCTCACAATCAGCTAATGACCATAGTCGCCGGGCTTTAAAGatcaatcaaaaaaaataaaaataaaaataaataattgtcgaaatatttttaacttcataaatattagtgattttggaaaataaaagtttcttattagttattaatataagcaGACTTTAGTTCTTATTGTAGCAAAGAAAATTTAGctttccaaattattatttaaaactaaattacgaACCAGTATTACagatataatagaaaatatatagcaacaaaaaatgttgaatactacttaaaatatttgtacaatatgatatttcagctaacataaaatagttttaaatatgttttattattagttactattaatttataatcaagattaaattttaataaataataacataataatattattatctaaaattcaaaataattttttaatgcatatagaacaacatgatttaaataataaatattaaatctagatgataaaatattatttgagttaatcatctaattataagttatatgtaaAAACACTTTGATTAGGAAAAAGTTGCAAGCATACAAGTTGTTAGAGcactaaattacattttttcagtctaataatgtaatcatttaataattttggagtttgatgatatttaaatagtttctattaatttgaatagttaagttaatcaaatttaaatctcCAATACTGTATACTcctataactgttttttttttttttagaaacctaTAGtatatcaatgatattatactacatgataataatacaacattaaatACCTGAGATAAACGAAGGAAAGCCAATGAAACTGTGCTCTGCTGGGTACTAGAATCATTTGTAAAGTCTTGCATTTTAGACTAGAAGTTcacttcaaatttcaaatatctgtaacaaaaataagtaaaatgtaatgaattatACTCTTTTCCAAATAAGAAACACCGGGCAGCGGACGAAAACCGGTCAAAACATAAGTATGTTCCGACAGTTTCAGccgttattattcattttgtgATAGGAGCGTGTTGCTGGCCACCTCTGATAACGCTAAGCGACGCGGTGCATTCTTATTTGTCTTTActcaaaatcattatttcaacAACTCCttgtaaatataacaatataataacataacctGACTGTAATATAAGTAGTTCAAGATCAGTGACAATATCATCTCCACAGTTAACAAGTAATGAATAGGACATGCATATATTAAATGCAGTTAATGATCAGAGATCAAATTGTGGTAAACtgaagtaaattattaaaccaGCTACTATGCTACTTACTAAGCTACCAATACTTACAATATAACTTATGTCCAATGCATTCCTTcattatcaatagtaattaggatatcattaggtaggtaattgttAACAATGAATTAAACAACCATTTGCAATATGAATCAATtggaaaaatgtatcaatgatACAtccaaatacatttatattcatgccagaaaaaggaaaaatatgTGCCTAGgatttaacaatttttctagacaagtatttaaattcttCAAATGAATATGTTTCCTGTTATAAtctgtagatatattatattatacaatcacttcaca
This portion of the Acyrthosiphon pisum isolate AL4f chromosome A1, pea_aphid_22Mar2018_4r6ur, whole genome shotgun sequence genome encodes:
- the LOC100162743 gene encoding rer1 protein-like (The RefSeq protein has 1 substitution compared to this genomic sequence) produces the protein MQDFTNDSSTQQSTVSLAFLRLSQKLQKFLDDITPFRTARWIGALVFILLFMIRIIMLQGWYIITYALGIYHLNLFIAFLTPKIDPAMDEFEDDSGPSLPTRANEEFRPFIRRLPEFKFWYSVIKSTLLSIFLTFFQFFDVPVFWPILVLYFIVLFCITMKRQIMHMIRYRYLPFTHSKPKYQGHDESGKLSLIPEKLVPVVSQNVT
- the LOC100162743 gene encoding rer1 protein-like isoform X1; protein product: MQDFTNDSSTQQSTVSLAFLRLSQKLQKFLDDITPFRTARWIGALVFILLFMIRIIMLQGWYIITYALGIYHLNLFIAFLTPKIDPAMDEFEDDSGPSLPTRANEEFRPFIRRLPEFKFWYSVIKSTLLSIFLTFFQFFDVPVFWPILVLYFIVLFCITMKRQIMHMIRYRYLPFTHSKPKYQGHDESGKVIRAK